A region of the Apium graveolens cultivar Ventura chromosome 6, ASM990537v1, whole genome shotgun sequence genome:
ccatgcaAAGATGTCGAGATTTTTTATCGAAAAAGGGGTGAGACTTTCCCTTATCTCATAGCCTAGATGAGATCCCACCTTCAATACTTTGCTCGGATCATCTTCATCGATAGGAATAGATATTGTGTCCTCAGTTGGCGCAGGTTTCTCAGTGGGCATTGGAATcctaggatccaggtcgaaatcaAAGTCCCGAGGGTCTTCCACTTCCATTCCCTTATTTGAGGGCGCGTCCTTATAAGCAGGGGCATCTACCTCAGGACAAGGAATACTTTTACACATTGCAGGTGTAGAGGGCGCGTCCTCCTTtagaggagcatcaacctcatgCACATGATCACTCTCCAAGGGCGCGTCCTTCttttgaggagcatccaccttgGGGTCAATTTCCAAACATTGAAAGGTCTCATTCCTCCCTTCTAATTTTTCTCCATTAATTTCTCTCTGTACAACATCCCCTTCATGATTCATTATTATTTCTTCTACACTGCGAATTCTCGAAACACTCCCTAGCACCAAATCAGAGGCGTTGGTCGCACGTGTTTTTTCTTCCTCGGGATCTTCCACAAAGTAGTGGACATGAACTTCTCCATTTGGCTCCACCTGAATATCCACCGTATCATCTTCGGGAAGGCCCTTCCCTTCATACTTCCTTCTATGGAATTCTTTAACAGCCTTATGGTAACAGTCACGTGATTCGTATTGTGATCCCCTCAAGCTGCCCACTCCGTTAGGTgttgggaactttatcatcaagtgatgtatcgaggttatcaccctgaagGCTTGTAACCAAGGTCTGCCCACCAGCACATTATGCACAAAATCTTGATCCAACACTTTGAATTCGATCATTTGACTGACCGATGGTGTTCCTTTCCCAAGTATTACAGGAAGTCTAATCGAACCTATAACCCTTACTACTTCCCCAGTGAAACCATAGACATGCGTATCTTCAAAGTTCATATTACTGTCTGGAAAACCCAATTTCTTGTACGTGGTGTAGTACAAGATGTTCATAGAGCTCCCATTGTCCAAGAAAATCCGATGCACATTCATTGTTCCAATAAGCATGGTTATTACCAATGCATCATTGTGGGGATGATAAACACATCTCGACTCCCTTTCTCTGAAAGTTATATCAGAAGACTCTCCTTTGAATATTTTCGACGATCTATCCTCCAAGCTATGAATGTTGGTGAGTGGTTGATGTCGCGCTTCCCTTGCGTTTCTCTCCAACGCTCGATTACTGTCCCCAACAAATGAATGTCCTCCAAAAAATGCCCTAATACTCCCAGCTCTTTGGAACTTGACATCCGCTGGATTTTCATCGGCATCAGCTTGTGGGGGATGCCTCTCATCTTTTTCTTTATCATCGTTACCCCTGCGTCGCTTCACCTTATCGATCCATTCTCCCAGATATCCATCTTTGATCAACTCTTCAATTTCATCCTTTAAATGACGGCATTCATGAGTATCATGACCGGCAGACTCGTGGTACTCGCAGTATTTCTTCTTGTCTCTACTTTGTCAGGAGGTCAAGCATTCCAGTTTCTTGAAGATTCCTCTGTCCTTGTTTACTTTAAAGACGTGATCAATGGATGCAGTCAAGGGAGTATGATTGTTTATCCTCTTTTAATAATTTGACGATGAACTCTATTCTCTCCACATGCTCGTGGCATTTATCCTATTGCGGATCTGCGCATTATATTGATATTCTGGACTTGCAGACCTATACCTTCTCTTAGCTTGCCCCTTTGAGTTGTTGGTGTTATCATTCTTCCTGGTCTCATTAAGTGACTGTTCGATCGCCTTGAAGGATTCAGCTTGCGCGAGTACGTCAGCTAACGACACAGGATCCTTTCCTTGCAGATGTTTCCAGAAATCTGTTCCCATACGCAGACCAGCTATAAGAATTATTTTTAATGTCTCATCCATTGCACCCCTCACCAAGGTTGATTCTGCATTGAACCTTTTGTAGTGTGATGTCAAGATTTCTCCTTCCTTCTATATCACATTCGCTAGTGTGGTAATAAGTGGGGTATACTTTGTTGCAGCTTGAAACTGAGTCAAGAATAAAGTTTTCATTTATTCCCACGATGTGATAATCCTTGGACCAAGTTTTTGAAACCATTGCTGAGCACATTCCCTAAAGGTGGCTGCCAAATATCGAAACTGCGCTAAGTCGggtacttgatatacatccatttTTATGTTAAAACGTACCAAGAACTCCATGGGGTCACAGTTTCCATGAAAACGCAAGTCATTGGTCGTGTTCATGTATCCGACGGGTAACTGTGCCTCCCTTACAACAGCAGAGAAAAGGGATGGAGCTTGTGCAGTTGTTGTAACTCTTCCTCCTTCCAGATGGTTGAGAAGCCTCTTCAGATCATTCACATTAAATATTCCAACATcaggaatggtttgaacattGAGTTGTTGAGGTTGCTCCACAACCTGTTGTTGTTCCACTTGGTTACCCCCTGGGTGTATCGATGGATCTTgccgcccctcgccctgaggcAGCGGCTGTGGGATATTACCATTTTGATTTCGAACATCCCTGTGTGCACGAGGTCCCTCCTGGCCATATATCGGCATCTCATTGTTATTTTGCAACCTTTCCTGAATTCGGGCGCAGTCTCTGTCATGAGGACGCGTCCTCGATCCATCGCCCGTAGCACTATGTGAAGCTGCAGGAAAAACGACAGGGGCTTCTTCAGTTGAGGGCGTGTCCTCTCATCTCCCATGGTATGGCTCTCTTGTATGCTGGTATCTCATCCTTCCCCGTTCATTCCCCAGATAGCCTCGGCCATAATTCTCAAACCTTCCTCATGGAGGGGCATGCTTATGTTCGCGATGCCGTACCCTATCATCCCTTGGATGTGTAGGCGGCACACGCGTTGCATCACAGGGCCTCGCTTCTCTACCATTTCCTTCCTTCTGCCATTCCAGCAGCAACATCCTCAAATCATCATCTTCCAATCTTATGCCAAGTCTCCTTTTCAGGGTTGAGAAATCTCTCATTTCTTCCTCCTGATTCTGGATATTCTCTGCACGATGACGCTTGTCAAtcgtacgcccagacctatgTGGGTGTGGAATAACCTGATTGTCGATACGAGGCATTTCTCTCCCGTCAGTGTCCTCATAAATAAGTTCCATGATAGGCTCAACGTCATCAGAATACTTTATGTGTAGCATAGTGATTCGAGGATTCCCTCCGCTAGCTTGACCGCCAATATCTCGCGCATCTGCTTCAACCATAGGAGCCTTCTCCACAGCGTGGCCATGGCGGGAAAGACGGTGGCCTCGCCTTGTCTTGTGACGCTCCACTGTGCTCAATCTTGAATTAAAGGTATTCTAGGTATCTCTCATACGATACAGCTGCTCCAAGATATCGGTGTTGCTGATGAGAATTGGGGGTGTCCCTCCCACATTCGGAGCTCGCGGAGGATTCGTCACATTTCTGGGCACGTATGACTCATGTTGAGTGAAGCCTCCCTCGCCATCTCCTTCAGATTTACTATCAATCTCATTATAATAACTTTCATCatgattgtaagacatcttttcctcctaagacTATGATCTTGAttagcacccctccttctagcgccaatttgttgacgggggaatctggtaacaacaaagtttgaggtttatcgccggaatcaagatctatgATGGTGATTCTTTTCCAGAAAATCAAGTGGTGTGTGGTGGTTGTATGttaattggtggctgagattgattagggcaagtggtggctccttttcagctctcaagttcttacccctctcaatgtgcctacgtaccctttatatagggatcaagcctgacgtagttcttggggaataaGAAATCTAATAGGCTTAGACTTCTCATTCCTAGGCCCAGTAGAAGTCCTTCCAGAATCCATCTTctgctagctttaggaatgtccaattATGAGGCCCAcccgcgaaggcccaaggctcgtctaTAATTATAGtacttcacggatagtgcatctccctgcgcaaggataaccctccgctataactatctcccttgatttacgaacgcatGTATAGCCACAattcaccccaaatgccagacgTGTCCCTGccccccgaatgaggataacccaccagatagcaggataggtgatcccaagctcttgggtgaAAAGTGaaggatgactccaaagttctccatcaaaggacacccgttgaatacaagaacataGTTCCTAGAGCACACACTagagttaaccccgcatccccaacgaggacacccattgaatacaggaagaggccttcaatcatcaggcatacccccagaggccttcaagcttttcacggacatccccctccaTGACTATCTCAAAAAAAGAATTCTttaaagagtacctgcaacaaatacgttagtaaaaACAATATCTATTCTCCTTTCCATGCTTGCCTTATCCTTAAGCTATCCCTG
Encoded here:
- the LOC141666231 gene encoding uncharacterized protein LOC141666231 → MDETLKIILIAGLRMGTDFWKHLQGKDPVSLADVLAQAESFKAIEQSLNETRKNDNTNNSKGQAKRRDKKKYCEYHESAGHDTHECRHLKDEIEELIKDGYLGEWIDKVKRRRGNDDKEKDERHPPQADADENPADVKFQRAGSIRAFFGGHSFVGDSNRALERNAREARHQPLTNIHSLEDRSSKIFKGESSDITFRERESRCVYHPHNDALVITMLIGTMNVHRIFLDNGSSMNILYYTTYKKLGFPDSNMNFEDTHVYGFTGEVVRVIGSIRLPVILGKGTPSVSQMIEFKVLDQDFVHNVLVGRPWLQAFRVITSIHHLMIKFPTPNGVGSLRGSQYESRDCYHKAVKEFHRRKYEGKGLPEDDTVDIQVEPNGEVHVHYFVEDPEEEKTRATNASDLVLGSVSRIRSVEEIIMNHEGDVVQREINGEKLEGRNETFQCLEIDPKVDAPQKKDAPLESDHVHEVDAPLKEDAPSTPAMCKSIPCPEVDAPAYKDAPSNKGMEVEDPRDFDFDLDPRIPMPTEKPAPTEDTISIPIDEDDPSKVLKVGSHLGYEIRESLTPFSIKNLDIFAWSHSDMVGIDPGVMCHHLNIFHNCTGIRQKRRPVSGEREIALKEEVDRLLEVGLFKESFYPEWLTNPVLVKKPNGKWRTCVDFTNLKKACPKDSFPLPRIDQLVDAIAGHALLSFMDTYSSYNQIPMYDPDC